A stretch of the Salinigranum rubrum genome encodes the following:
- a CDS encoding zinc-dependent alcohol dehydrogenase codes for MKGVVLPGDKEAYVQEWDRASLETDEVRVGIGAAALCRSDMSLYYGNPLVGSKPAGEVIPGHEPAGTIVEVGDNVDHLSEGDRVAINCFAGCEHCEYCQRGEPNLCPHVEILGFDRHGGDAEELVTPASTCHLMPDEMSMGVGAIATDALGNLYSTLNECNVNGTDTVGIIGLGPMGLAGVVNADAMGADVVVYELVDHRREKGLELGAEYAIDPSEEDAQARTDEITNGRGLDLVVDCSGAQPGIEMGFGLVKKNGTFAQIGETDNVTLNPSEDLIHKKVNYMGSWYFRTWEWPEIADFIVNKIGNDRAGQIISHEYPLEEESVQEAFRKFDNRETQKVIFTP; via the coding sequence ATGAAAGGAGTTGTCCTCCCCGGAGACAAAGAAGCGTACGTACAGGAGTGGGACCGTGCGTCCCTCGAAACCGACGAAGTCCGTGTCGGAATCGGCGCGGCAGCGCTCTGTCGCAGCGACATGAGCCTCTACTACGGGAACCCTCTCGTTGGGAGCAAACCCGCCGGCGAGGTGATCCCCGGCCACGAACCGGCGGGGACCATCGTCGAGGTCGGCGACAACGTCGACCACCTCTCGGAAGGAGACCGCGTCGCGATCAACTGCTTTGCGGGCTGTGAGCACTGCGAGTACTGTCAACGAGGAGAACCGAACCTCTGTCCCCACGTCGAAATTCTCGGATTCGACCGCCACGGCGGCGACGCCGAGGAGCTCGTCACTCCCGCGTCGACCTGTCACCTGATGCCCGACGAAATGAGCATGGGGGTCGGTGCCATTGCGACGGACGCGCTCGGGAACCTCTACAGTACCCTCAACGAGTGTAACGTCAACGGGACCGACACGGTCGGCATCATCGGTCTCGGTCCGATGGGTCTCGCAGGCGTCGTCAATGCCGATGCGATGGGGGCAGACGTCGTCGTGTACGAACTCGTCGACCACCGCCGCGAGAAAGGGCTCGAACTCGGGGCCGAGTACGCCATCGATCCGAGCGAGGAGGACGCCCAGGCACGCACCGACGAGATTACGAACGGCCGTGGACTCGACCTCGTCGTCGACTGCTCGGGCGCTCAACCCGGAATTGAGATGGGCTTCGGCCTCGTCAAAAAGAACGGAACGTTCGCCCAGATCGGGGAAACTGATAACGTGACGTTGAACCCCAGCGAGGATCTCATCCACAAGAAGGTCAACTACATGGGATCGTGGTACTTCCGGACGTGGGAGTGGCCGGAGATCGCCGATTTCATCGTCAACAAGATCGGAAACGACCGCGCCGGCCAGATCATCTCTCACGAGTACCCCCTCGAAGAGGAAAGCGTCCAGGAGGCGTTCAGGAAGTTCGACAATCGGGAGACTCAGAAGGTCATCTTCACCCCGTAG
- a CDS encoding IS6 family transposase, which yields MIGSISPSTRLVEINVRSQELSEKVGEVWLLLELMKTNLPELTEVLDEIEFFERERTDRHLVELAILLYNFGVSFRKVARVLGWIGVERSDVAVWKWVQKFGQRLGEAGRRPAADLPAVLLMDETAIKQRGQEFTLFTAVDPETRHLIHASVAPSRNYLTTRRFLAEIAELYGRAPPIVVTDGASYGPVFTRIGVTRIIRRHSVRNRIERWIQELKRRIDTFYASFTGNDVVTTNNWLRQFAWVWNVCLS from the coding sequence GTGATCGGCAGCATCAGCCCCTCTACGCGACTGGTCGAGATAAACGTGCGAAGTCAAGAACTTAGCGAAAAGGTTGGGGAGGTTTGGCTCCTGTTGGAGTTGATGAAAACCAACCTCCCCGAATTAACCGAAGTCTTAGACGAGATTGAGTTTTTCGAGCGGGAGCGGACGGATCGCCACCTCGTTGAGCTGGCGATCCTGCTGTACAATTTCGGGGTGAGCTTCCGAAAGGTTGCGCGCGTTCTCGGATGGATCGGCGTTGAACGGTCGGACGTGGCGGTGTGGAAGTGGGTTCAGAAGTTCGGACAACGACTCGGAGAGGCTGGTCGGCGGCCCGCCGCCGACCTGCCGGCTGTGCTGTTGATGGACGAGACCGCAATCAAACAGCGTGGCCAAGAGTTCACGCTGTTTACCGCGGTTGATCCGGAGACGCGTCACCTCATCCACGCGTCGGTCGCACCGTCGAGAAACTACCTCACAACTCGACGATTTCTGGCCGAAATCGCCGAGTTGTATGGGCGAGCCCCGCCAATCGTGGTGACAGACGGGGCCAGCTACGGCCCCGTCTTCACCAGAATCGGTGTCACTCGCATCATTCGTCGCCACAGCGTGAGAAACCGCATCGAACGGTGGATTCAGGAACTGAAACGCCGCATTGACACGTTCTACGCGTCATTCACCGGTAACGACGTTGTCACCACAAACAACTGGCTTCGGCAGTTCGCCTGGGTCTGGAACGTCTGCCTAAGTTAG
- a CDS encoding winged helix-turn-helix domain-containing protein, translated as MSNPTTAQDDVRESLSRTLEDPVQSGILSVLIRAAGSELNPSRICKRAGIDLETFYENIDELEESGLVQYTYIVGNGPVYEVDRSNLASAIEALA; from the coding sequence ATGAGTAATCCCACAACCGCGCAGGATGATGTCCGTGAATCCCTCAGCCGCACGCTCGAAGATCCCGTTCAGTCGGGGATCCTGTCTGTCCTGATCCGTGCGGCAGGGTCCGAACTCAACCCGTCGCGAATCTGCAAACGGGCTGGAATCGACCTCGAAACGTTTTACGAAAACATCGACGAATTAGAAGAATCCGGTTTGGTGCAGTACACTTACATCGTGGGTAATGGACCGGTGTACGAAGTCGATCGGAGCAACCTCGCGTCAGCGATCGAAGCACTCGCGTAA
- a CDS encoding DDE-type integrase/transposase/recombinase: protein MLDRMVEKARQQEVFSREDTPTERRVLAAFLYHAGLSYRRIEPFVDRSYEAIRQWFHRLKHLFEPDCQPRQEVAVDETKIEIDGEEYYVWAAVDCETLEVLAVDVSPGRSSLDALLFLKEVLKQCRGRPLVRADRGPWYDWPLERLDCDYERETWGNRSLIEAWFGLFKYRTRRFWHRFPYRSTASSTRSWLRAFAALHNASL, encoded by the coding sequence ATGCTCGACCGCATGGTTGAGAAGGCACGCCAGCAGGAAGTATTTTCGCGTGAGGACACGCCGACGGAGCGGCGTGTCCTCGCGGCATTTCTGTATCACGCTGGCCTGTCGTACCGACGAATCGAACCGTTCGTTGACCGGTCCTACGAAGCAATCAGACAGTGGTTTCATCGGTTGAAGCACTTGTTCGAGCCGGACTGCCAGCCTCGCCAGGAAGTCGCCGTCGACGAGACGAAGATCGAAATCGACGGCGAGGAGTACTACGTCTGGGCGGCAGTCGATTGTGAGACGTTAGAGGTCCTAGCCGTCGACGTTTCGCCCGGCCGCTCAAGCCTCGACGCATTGCTGTTTCTCAAAGAGGTGCTCAAACAGTGCCGCGGTCGCCCGCTGGTGCGGGCCGACCGCGGCCCCTGGTACGACTGGCCGCTCGAACGCCTCGACTGCGACTACGAGCGTGAAACGTGGGGAAATCGGTCACTCATCGAAGCCTGGTTCGGTCTGTTCAAGTACCGAACCAGGCGCTTCTGGCACCGATTTCCCTATCGAAGCACCGCCAGCTCAACGAGATCGTGGCTCAGAGCCTTCGCTGCTCTTCACAATGCGTCGCTCTAA
- a CDS encoding IclR family transcriptional regulator, translating into MNDNRQPPDTVGAVERAVGVINALRALNGAGVTEVAEYLGMSKSGAYKQLSTLVKSGFVAKHGNEYQLSYRFLLMGEYVKSNSQLYQIGAAEVDKLAEKSSYFAYLTALGQDHAYCIHTAHGEDAVAPNLSVGKQISLHSSAAGKAMLAELPDDQRSALLSRPLAAKTENTITDRDALADELETIRNEGIAFEDEEAVPGIRGIGAPVVPEGGAVVGAVGLSGPVSLLSDDHFKEELPSLILQTKNFIEVKFSLESRDPLAEGSHIPRDFY; encoded by the coding sequence ATGAATGACAACCGACAGCCCCCTGATACGGTCGGAGCGGTCGAGCGGGCAGTCGGTGTGATCAACGCCCTGAGGGCGCTCAACGGTGCGGGAGTCACGGAGGTCGCCGAGTATCTGGGAATGTCCAAAAGCGGCGCGTACAAACAGCTCTCGACGCTAGTCAAGTCCGGGTTCGTCGCCAAACACGGCAACGAGTATCAGCTGAGCTACCGTTTTTTGTTGATGGGCGAGTACGTCAAGAGCAACAGTCAGCTGTATCAGATCGGTGCTGCTGAGGTGGACAAGCTCGCAGAGAAGAGCAGCTACTTTGCGTATCTCACGGCGCTGGGACAGGACCACGCGTATTGCATCCACACTGCACACGGTGAGGACGCGGTTGCGCCAAATCTGAGTGTCGGAAAACAGATCTCACTGCACAGTTCAGCGGCAGGCAAAGCGATGCTAGCGGAGTTGCCTGACGACCAGCGGTCCGCGCTCCTCTCACGGCCGCTCGCAGCGAAGACGGAGAACACGATCACCGACCGGGACGCGCTAGCCGACGAACTCGAAACCATCCGGAACGAGGGGATCGCCTTTGAGGACGAAGAAGCCGTCCCCGGGATTCGCGGCATCGGAGCCCCGGTCGTTCCAGAAGGAGGCGCCGTCGTCGGTGCGGTCGGTCTATCTGGACCGGTCTCGTTGCTGTCTGACGATCACTTCAAAGAAGAACTGCCGTCGCTCATCCTCCAGACGAAGAACTTTATCGAGGTGAAATTCTCGCTGGAGTCGAGAGACCCCCTTGCAGAGGGCTCTCACATTCCCCGAGATTTCTACTAG